From Fulvivirga lutea:
TGAACTTCAATAGGCAGTTCTTCGTTAAAAGCTATCAGAAGTCTTAACGTTTTGTTAAAAACTAGCAAGATTATTGTTTGTTTGTAGGTAAGATTATATTTGTAGACGAGTTAAATTAATAAGTATGAAAACTTTTATAGTATTTATTTTCGGTGTGTTCATGATCTATGGTGCAGTAGCACAAGAAGCGAATGAAAATGTATCAGGTCCGGAAATCACATTTCAAGAAGAACAGTTTGATTTTGGTGACATACACCAAGGTGATAAGGTAGAACATGTTTTTGCATTTGAAAATACAGGCACTGAGCCTTTGATTATTACAAATGTTCAAACTACTTGTGGCTGTACTGCTCCAAACTGGCCTAGAGATCCTGTAGCTCCAGGGCAGTCAAGTGAAATTAAGGTGGTATTTAACAGTACAGGTAAAATGGGGAGGCAGCACAAAGTGATAACTGTTGTGTCCAATGCAACCACTCCAACCAGTAAAGTTGCCATCATCACAAACGTTTTACCGAAGGCCGAAGAAAAGCCGGTTCAGGAAAAAGGAAACTAAGGGAATTGAAATGACCCGTCCTAAATAAGCATTACAGTTTTTAGGATAAATTAAAAGTTAAATATAAGGAGTAGCAGGTGTTAACTTGCTACTCTTTTTCATTTTATAGGTTTTTATTTTAATACTAGATTGTTGATGCATTTGTACAGGTGTTCTCATCATGCATGAAGAATGAGGCCTGAACTTATTGTAAGTATATATACTTTCTTTAATCAGCTGCCTCATATTTTCAATATTCAATTTGTAATCAAGTAAAAACTCCTGCTTGATAATTCCATTAACTCGTTCTGCAACAGCATTAGCATAAGGATCATAACTTTCAGTCATGCTACATTGCAGATTATTCTTTTTTAAGGCCTTTTGATAGCCATCACAACAGTATTGAAAACCTCTGTCAGAGTGATGAATCAATGGCTGATCCTGGTAACTCCTATTCTTTACGGCCATTTTTAATGCCTTTAAAACTCCTGTTGATTTTAAGGAATCACTAAGGTCATATCCTACAATTTTCTTTGAATAAGCATCTGTTACTAAGGCCAGATACATGGGATAGTCTCTGTTACCTACGTAAGTGATGTCAGAGACCCATATTTGTTCCGGTCTTATTGGTGTAATACCTTCAATGAGATTTCAATGTTTCCAGAACCGATGATGAGAGTTAGTGGTGACATGATAAGCTCTTTTTGGCTTAATAAGCATATGATTTGCTTTTAATATGGCAAAGAGCCGATCCCTACCAACACCTAACACTCTAAGTTCATCGGTTAAAAGATAATACAGTTTCCGTGTGCCAATCCTTGGCTGTTGTATTCGAATTTCTTCAACCATTTTTATCACTTTTTCAGCTGTTTGTTTTCTTTGAACACTTGAACGTTTTGCTCGATAATAAACCTGTCTGTTTACCCCAAACAGTCTACAGGTAGCCGTTAAGCTTTCTTGGTATTGTTCTCTGTAGAGGTCGACTGTTCGGGTGAAGAGTTTTTTCGAATAGGGATAGCATATTCCTTCTCTGCCAAATCAATCATCATATCAAATATGATTGACTTCTGATCTGATTGAGCCAGTTGGTGCTCTAATAGCTTTTTCTGCTTTTCAAGCAACTTAACCTTAGCTTCGAGTTCCATCACCTTTTGTTCCGGGGTCTTGGGCATATTGGACGGTGTTTGGTTTTCCCAATCAAAGCTACCATATTTTCTCAACCAGCTCATAACGGTGGATCTAGCTTGGATGCCATACTTACGTTGAGCTGC
This genomic window contains:
- a CDS encoding DUF1573 domain-containing protein — encoded protein: MKTFIVFIFGVFMIYGAVAQEANENVSGPEITFQEEQFDFGDIHQGDKVEHVFAFENTGTEPLIITNVQTTCGCTAPNWPRDPVAPGQSSEIKVVFNSTGKMGRQHKVITVVSNATTPTSKVAIITNVLPKAEEKPVQEKGN
- a CDS encoding IS3 family transposase, producing the protein MEGITPIRPEQIWVSDITYVGNRDYPMYLALVTDAYSKKIVGYDLSDSLKSTGVLKALKMAVKNRSYQDQPLIHHSDRGFQYCCDGYQKALKKNNLQCSMTESYDPYANAVAERVNGIIKQEFLLDYKLNIENMRQLIKESIYTYNKFRPHSSCMMRTPVQMHQQSSIKIKTYKMKKSSKLTPATPYI
- a CDS encoding helix-turn-helix domain-containing protein — protein: MREYVKRTQKDYTLSLKLQVVKEVESGELSTGAAQRKYGIQARSTVMSWLRKYGSFDWENQTPSNMPKTPEQKVMELEAKVKLLEKQKKLLEHQLAQSDQKSIIFDMMIDLAEKEYAIPIRKNSSPEQSTSTENNTKKA